ttacattGACGCAGGAAGatatgaacggaatcaccctcttccccacaatgtACGACCCCGTagaggcattacccgcctgaaacccgtaccaccatAGATTCGTGGGCTTTAAGCCGCGCTAAACTGCAATTTGTCAACATCAAATCGGAAGCTACTACAGCCTGTAGATTACGACATCGCGTTGATAAACGTAGGGAGAATATGTGGCGTTGGCTCTCTCCGAGACCCTCCTTGCAGGGAAGTTCGTTAAGTTCCTAACTAACGACTTGAATCGAAGAACAACTGGAGTAGGAAACAAACAACGGACTGAATTCGTGAGAGAGCTCTttcggcattcaactccttaacgaagtATCTGTGGCTTATCACCATCGCCGACCAAGTCATCAGCTGCGAATCTAACTATGTGCTATTCCTTTTATGGTGGATGGTGACTTGGGCGGACACTCTACGACGACCGAGCAAAGCTCAATTACAGAAGCTAGACCGCTTGAACAGGAAGCTGCTTGAGCGGCTTATCGGCTATACTCGGAGCTCTACTCTACTTAGCACGTACTTCCCATAATATGAATCACCAGGTTGTCTATGTGTACTGTGCGTACACGCATAGAACACACGAGCGCAAATACTAAAATTTGAGTTAGTCAAACTTACGATCAGCAATCCTACTTCACATATCAGAACGAGATATGGACTATACGAACTAGGTACAAACATATGAAACAACATATGAAAGGCCAAGAACCTCGACCTGGATAGCTGAATTAAGCACTAGAAGACCGTTGAGACGTTTTCATAGTTTTGTATGCAATGAAGAGTAAGGAAGCGATGCAgcgaaaaacgagaagaaggTACTTACGTGCAAACTCTCCGTCGGTTTGCAAGcttataatcgggtcaaaacgacatgttgCACGAGTGGTCGCGCTGGAGCAACGACCGCTTGCAGACGACCTGCAAGCGGTCCGCTTGgcaatttgccaaattttgcAAAGTGACGTCACCCAAATCATTGCTGCTGgaatttcttgtttgttttctttttttttgcttttctttctgattttttcgtctttcatctttcttttttcgtatctATGTGTTGTTTGCTGCATTAGTTTTGTTATAGAGATCTGTATTGCAACTGTATTGTTTTTAAGCTATTGTGTTGCTTTTGTCcatgcatttattttcattttaatattttttgtttgtgagcTTTACTAACATCATAGATAAATTTTGAGTAGATGCTTGGAAAAGGGAAAATGAGAGGGGTAGAAGAATATCGGATTCCTGTGATCGCTGAGCTGAGTGTCCTTAGGTCCTCTTTCACTACCTCAGTCCAGaattccgttttcggccaggtggcttcttcgagctcgaacccgacaaactcctcagaactcgctgaacaaggcgatctgccggtctccttaatacaTAACCAGAGAAGCGGAAACGATTTACtctagccactttcgatggcggtacaagatgttgatatcttccacgtgtacaccggtataccacat
This window of the Necator americanus strain Aroian chromosome III, whole genome shotgun sequence genome carries:
- a CDS encoding hypothetical protein (NECATOR_CHRIII.G11678.T1); the protein is MELPSFFPVARCIAANTESLQDLTEPASAEIDVVYRCTRGRYQHLVPPSKVARVNRFRFSGYVLRRPADRLVQRVLRSLSGSSSKKPPGRKRNSGLR